The DNA segment GGAAATGGGATGCGCGACCATGAGCCCCTCCGATCCCGACGCCTACGTTCTGCCCGACCTGGCCGCGCCTTTCAGCGACATTGAGGGGGATAGTTCCCTGAGTCCGCAACAGAAGCATGAAAAGCGATCCGCCATCCAGCAAGCTTTCGCGGTAAAAAGCGAGCGCATTCACAATGTTGACCAGTTGATCCGGGCTTACTGCCTTTATGAAAAGGACGTGGAATACGTCGTGCAGAACAACCAGGTCCTGATCGTGGACGAGTTCACCGGCCGTATTCTTCCCGGCCGGCGCTGGAGCGACGGCCTGCACCAGGCCATTGAGGCCAAGGAAGGCGTGTCTATTGAGCGCGAAACGCAGACCCTGGCGACGATCACCATTCAGAATTATTTCCGGATGTATAAAAAGCTTGCCGGCATGACCGGAACGGCCATGACCGAGGCCAATGAATTCAACGATATTTATCATCTGGACGTGGTCGCGATTCCCACCAACCGCCCCGTGCGCCGGGTTGACACGAACGATCTTATCTACCGCACGCGCCGCGAGAAGTTCAAGGCGATCGTTGACGAGATTTCCGCCTGCTGCCGAACCGGCCAGCCCGTCCTGGTGGGCACGGTTGCGGTGGATACCTCCGAACTGCTCAGCCGCATGCTCAAGCGCGAGGGAATTACCCATAATGTTCTGAACGCCAAGAACCACGAGCGCGAGGCGGAAATCGTCATGCGCGCCGGCCAGCCCGGGGCCGTTACCATCGCCACGAACATGGCCGGCCGGGGCACGGACATCAAGCTGGGGGCCGGCGTCGTGCATTTGGCGAAGGATGTCATTGAGTCCGGCCTGAAGCTTGACGACAAGCATAACGGCCGGAAATTGGTGGATATTCTGCGCGAAAAGCCATGCGGTTTGCATGTAATCGGCACGGAACGCCACGAGGCGCGGCGCATTGACCGTCAGCTGCGCGGCCGTTGCGCGCGTCAGGGCGACCCCGGATCGTCGCGTTTTTACGTTTCTCTGGAAGACGACCTCATGCGCCTTTTCGGCTCGGAGCGGATCGCCAACATCATGAGCCGCATGGGTATTGAGGAAGGCCAGCAGCTTGAGCATCCCTGGCTGAACCGCTCCATTGAAACCGCCCAGCGGCGCGTGGAACAGCACAATTATTCCATCCGCCGCCGGACTCTTCAATATGACGACGTTATGAACAAACAGCGGGAGGTCATTTACACTTTTCGCGGCGCCGTGGTCAGGGCGGAAAACGTCCGGGAACATCTCTTTGACATTGTCGCCGAAATAATTGAAAATCGCGCGCAGGAGGCGTTCCAGGAACGCGGCCAGAACACGCTGCATGAGTTTGTGTCGTGGGTCAATACCACTTTCCCGGTCGGGATGAAAACCGATGATTTTAACGCGAAGGATATTTCCGCGGAAAAGGCGTTTCAAATGATTTTTGACCGGGTCAAACGCGCCTATGAGCTGAAGAGCGAGATTGAAGACCAGAAAAGCCTGCCCGAGCTGGAACGTTACATTATTTTACATTCCATTGACAGCCATTGGCAGGATTATCTGCGTGCCATGGACAGTCTGCGCCAGGCGGTCGGTTTGCGCGCCTACGGGCAGCAGGACCCACTCGTTGAATACAAGCGCGAGGCTTTTAACATGTTTGCGACCCTGATGGGCGAGATTAAGAATGAAATTGTTGCCAGGATGTTCCGCGCAACCACCTCCCTCGCGGCCTATCAGAAGCTGGTTGTCTCCATCCCCCACAAACTCGTGCACCAGGAAGTTTCTGCGCTCGGCGGCGGGGCTGCTCTGCCGGCGGCCATGGGCCGCGGCGGCCCGGGGCTAGGCCGGCCGGAAGGGGGCGGCATGGCGCCGGCAACCGTCAGGCGCGAGTCCGCCAAGGTGGGCCGGAACGACCCGTGTCCGTGCGGGAGCGGGAAAAAATTCAAGAAGTGCTGCGGAGGGTAAAAAAGGCACAGAGGCACAAAGGGGCAAAGGCACAAAGTGGAAGACGAAGAAAGAAGTCAGAATGAACAAAAAAACGCTTCACGCTTCACGAGAGACGCTTCACAAAAAATCGCCGCTGCGTTTTTAAGCGGGATACTGCTTTTCCTTTCCTTTCCGCCTTTTGAATTTTTTCCGCTTGCCTGGCTGGCGCCGGCGCCGTTGATTTATATCTGTTTTGTCTCCAAACCGGCCGAATCTTTTTCATGCGGCCTGCTGGCCGGGGCGGTTTTTTGGCTGGCGGGTATTTTCTGGCTGGCGAAAGTTTCCTTCTTCGGCTGGATTTTTGTCGCGCTTTACTGCTCGCTCTATTTCGCCGTTTTTGCGGCGATTGTTTCCTGGTGGCGCGGGACTTTTAAAATATTCAACATTCAACATTCAGCTTCCGATTTTGAACGGAGGGATTTGTGTTCAAAGTTGTCCGACTCTGGCGGAAAAGTTCAGCGTTGGATGTTGGAAGTTTTCGGCGTCTATATGATCCTTCTCTTCGGCATTCCCGCCGTCTGGGTCGCGCTGGAATATGTCCGGACCCGCATTTTGACCGGATTTCCGTGGAATCTGCTGGGCGTCAGCCAGCATGCCTGCCTGCCCCTCATTCAATGCGCCGATTGGGGCGGTGTTTACCTGGTTTCTTACCTGATTGCGATGGCGAATGCGGCGGTTGTTCTCCTTGTTTTTAACCGCGGAAAAGGCGTTCTTCAGGCCGCGGGAATTATCGTTCCGTTTGTTTTGATCATTTCCCTGGTTCTGGGATACGGTTTGCGGCGCCTGGAGGCGGGAAGGGCCGGCGGACCGGTGGACAAAATCAGGACGGCCTCCGTGCAGTTAAATGTGCCCCAGCAGTATAAATGGTCGGAAAACTGGGCCGAAGATATTTACCGCCGCCTGAAAAAATCCGCCGCGGCGGCGGGCCGTCCGGCGCCGCCCGGCCTGATTGTCTGGCCCGAAACCGCTCTGCCTGATTTCCTGCGGTATGGCGAGGCAAGCCGCGCGGCGGCCAATGAAACCCTGCGGCACGGCGTTCCATTGCTGGCCGGTTCCATGGATTACGAGATGCTTTCCGGGAAAACGAATTATTATAACAGCTCTTTCCTTTTTATTCCCGGAGATGAACCGCCGCAGGTTTATATCAAGCGTCATCTGGTGATTTGCGGGGAATACGTGCCGTTGGCCCGTTTTTTTCCTTTCCTGCGGTCCATTACCGGGATTGAGGAGGATTTCACGCCCGGCGCGGAAACCGTTGTTTTCCGGTTGAAAGAGAAAGGGCGGGCATTTGCGGTCCTGATCTGTTTTGAAGATATTTTTCCTTGCCTGGCGCGCGCGGCTGTTCTGGCCGGAGCGCGGCTGTTGATCAACCAGACCAATGACGCCTGGTTTGACCCTTCATGGGCTTCGCGCCAGCACATGGTCCATTGCGTCTTCCGCTGTGTTGAGAACCGGGTGGCTTGTCTGCGCGCCGCCAATACGGGCGTAACCTGTTATATTGACCGTTTTGGCTTCATCCGTTCGGCCTTAAAACCGGCCGGCGCCGGCGTCTATGAGCCGCAGATTATGCGGTGCGAAGCGGAATTTGAGGCGGAAAATATGCCGCTTTCCTTTTACACCCGCCACGGCGATCTTTTCGCCCTGGCCTGCCTGGCCTTCACGCTGCCGCTTTTGCTGGCTGCCCTGCTGAATGCGATCGGGTTGCGGAAGAAAAATTGAGTTGCACTGAACCGCTTGCGGGCGGGCGTTATTTCAACTGACGCTGGTATTGGGAGGGCGTAACGCCCTGCAGTTTTTTAAATGTGCGGGTAAAATAATACCGGTCGCAGAATCCGGTTTTTTCCGCTACCTGCTTTATGCTCTGGCGCTGATCATGGAGAAGCGCGCAGGCCCTTTCAATGCGTTTTTGCCGCAAATAAGCCTGCGGGGTTATTCCCAGTTCGCGGTGATAACAGCGGAGCATGCTGTTGACGCTCATGCCGAGATGCCGGGCTATTTCCCGGTTGGAAACCGACTGCTGGACGTGCGTTTCAATAAAGGACATGTTTTCAGACAGCCGCAATGAAGCGCGCGACGTTTTAAGTTCCGTATCCGGTATCCGCGCCAGGAGGGAGATAACCAGGCCGTGGACAGCCATGGTTGGCCTTACGGCGGTGATCGGGTCGTCTTTCAAGGGGAACGATTTCAGAATGCTCAGTATTTCCGGCCCGGCCTTGAATGTATAAATTTTGGAGTTCAGTTGCGCATAGGGCGCGTCCGCGAAGAAGTGCGTATAGAAATGAGGCGGCGCGCCGTGAGCCAGCCGCTGGTTGATTCCGGTGTTGGGCGGCACGAGGATAATCCGCTTCGGCGTCAGCTTGACGGTTTGCGGGCCGAGAGAGATTGTTGCGCCGGACCGGCTGTTCCAGTACATCCGCCAGAAAGAAACCGCAAAATCATTGCTGCGCCATGTTCTCAGAAATTTACGGCCAATGATGATGATGCGTATGTTCGGGTTGTAATAAGTCATGGCGGAAAAACACGCGCCGGCCTGTTTCCCCCGGTTTTTTTAGCCGCTAATGCCGGCACAAGCTTTGCTACCGCGCTTTTTCGTTCGCGGCGGCATTTTCGGAAAGAGCGGCCCGGATCTTGAATCGTTCGCTCAATATGCTTTCCGTCTTTTTTTGCCATTCTTTCTCCGGTGACTGGAAAAAGACCAACGACACGGAAAAAGTAAAATCCTTCTCTTTCTTATCCGCTTGCGCGTCAAAATACAGTTTGTTGTCGCGGGGCCGGTTCCAGAATTGATTGCAATTGCGGGCCCCCTTGTAAATTTCCGGATAAACATAGGCCAGCCCGCTCCCGGTTTTGCTGGAATAGATGCCGGCCCAGCGGATATCTTTTTTCAGAGTGAATGAGTTGTCGTCCTTAAAACTGCCCTTTAGAATTTTTCCGTCCACTTCGGTTATCCATTGGTCCGTGTCGTTGGACAGGCAATGCATGAACACATAAAACAATGACAGCGCGGCTTCGTCCGCAACGCGGTGAAAACGGGCGGTTTCATCTATGCGATCGCCGGCGAATTCCAGCAGGATATCGCACGCATACGGGCCGATAATGGATTTTTTGGCCAGCGCAAAGCTTTTTCCTCTGACGCTGAAATTGTCCGGCCGGCATATTTGTCCTTCCCGGGTCAGGGGGTAGTCCCGGTTGTCCACTTTCAGGATGATTTCCTTGATGATTTCTCCGCCATGGCCCGTGCCGATCCATTTATGTGTAACTCCCTGCGGATCGGTCCAGGCGTTGATCACCGAGCCGTTGTAACCGGTAGGCGTGATCATGGGCATGCCTTTGTAGGATGCCCCTCGGATGGTCCATGCCCATTCCGGCGCTAATTCAACTTCCAGGTCTCCAATCGCAATTTTCGGCTTTTGGCCGGAAAGGGTGAATTGGCCGGCATTTGTCAGTTTCTCCTTCTCCAGCGGCCGGTTGTCGGAACGGCCCGCCGCGATCAGAAAAAAGAGCATTGCAATCAGAATGGATGCGTATTTCAATTTTTTTCTCCGATTGCGCAACAGTCCCGTTCCGCCGCATGTCTCCGGGCCGGATCAGGGGGGGGGGAATTACCGCGGATATTTGTAATCCCCGCCGGCTTGAATTGCAAGGTTTTTCCGGCGGGAAAATTCAGCGCGAATTGACTCAAGATAAAAAAGACACCGGCGAGAAGGTTGAAAAGGAGGGGAAAAGCATTCCTGCCGCGATTTTTTTTATGGCTTGCCATTCCTGCCCGTTGCCGTTATATGATGCCGGCATGGTGTGGCAACAATCATGAGCGGCGGGAAAAATCAAATCGTAATCTGCCGGACGGAAAAAGGGCAATGGCTGCGCTTCCAAAAGCCGCTTGAAATTTTCAGCGCCGCCGGGCCGGGGGAAGTCATTCCCGTCCTGGAGCATATTGAAAAAGAAGTGGCGGCGAAAAAGCTGTACGCCGCCGGTTTTGTTTCTTATGAGGCCGGCGCGGCTTTTGACCCGGCCTTTAAATTCAGGCCCGCCCGGGATTTTCCCCTGCTCTGGTTCGGTTTGTTCCGGAAGGCCGAGCCGTTTGTTCTTCCGGCCGTGAAAAGTTCCGCAGGGCGGGCGCCCGCATGGAAAAGCTCGGTGGCGAAGGAGGAATACAAGGTCGCCTTGCGGAAAATCAAAACCTTTATTTTCCGCGGCGCGACTTACCAGGTTAATTATTCCTACCGCCTGCGCGCGCCTTTCAGGGGGGATGCCCTGTCCTTTTTCCTTCGGATCGCCGGGCGGCAGAACGTTCCCTATGCCGCGTTTGTCGGAACCGGGCGTTTTGCGGTTTGCTCGTTTTCGCCGGAATTGTTTTTCAGCCTGGACGGCAAGCTGATAATTTCCAGGCCGATGAAAGGCACTCTGCCGCGCGGCCGCCTGTTGCCGGACGACCTGGCGCAGGCCCGCCGGCTTTATTTTTCTCAAAAAGACCGGGCGGAAAACGTGATGATCGTGGACATGGTGCGCAATGATCTCGGCCGGATCGCCGATAGGAACACGGTGAAAGCGTTTAATCTTTATGCGGTTGAAAAATATGACACGGTCTGGCAGATGACTTCGTCCGTCAGGGCGCGCACCTCCGCGGGGCTGGCTGATATTTTCCGCGCCCTTTTCCCGCCCGCTTCAATCACCGGCGCGCCGAAAGTGCAGACCAC comes from the Kiritimatiellia bacterium genome and includes:
- the lnt gene encoding apolipoprotein N-acyltransferase gives rise to the protein MEDEERSQNEQKNASRFTRDASQKIAAAFLSGILLFLSFPPFEFFPLAWLAPAPLIYICFVSKPAESFSCGLLAGAVFWLAGIFWLAKVSFFGWIFVALYCSLYFAVFAAIVSWWRGTFKIFNIQHSASDFERRDLCSKLSDSGGKVQRWMLEVFGVYMILLFGIPAVWVALEYVRTRILTGFPWNLLGVSQHACLPLIQCADWGGVYLVSYLIAMANAAVVLLVFNRGKGVLQAAGIIVPFVLIISLVLGYGLRRLEAGRAGGPVDKIRTASVQLNVPQQYKWSENWAEDIYRRLKKSAAAAGRPAPPGLIVWPETALPDFLRYGEASRAAANETLRHGVPLLAGSMDYEMLSGKTNYYNSSFLFIPGDEPPQVYIKRHLVICGEYVPLARFFPFLRSITGIEEDFTPGAETVVFRLKEKGRAFAVLICFEDIFPCLARAAVLAGARLLINQTNDAWFDPSWASRQHMVHCVFRCVENRVACLRAANTGVTCYIDRFGFIRSALKPAGAGVYEPQIMRCEAEFEAENMPLSFYTRHGDLFALACLAFTLPLLLAALLNAIGLRKKN
- the secA gene encoding preprotein translocase subunit SecA — its product is PLYLNALAGENVHLVTVNDYLARRDSQWMGTVYQYLGLTVGCIQNQMDREERRRQYACDITYGTNSEFGFDYLRDNGMAYNAADVVQRGHFFAIVDEIDSILIDEARTPLIISGPAPVSSHQYNEMKPLVERLVRKQRDLCNVFMQESREFLDRKEIEKAQYRLYQVRHGMPKNKQLLHMLEDGGIRKQLEQIESAFLTDMRKEQARALREELYFTIDERGHDATLTEMGCATMSPSDPDAYVLPDLAAPFSDIEGDSSLSPQQKHEKRSAIQQAFAVKSERIHNVDQLIRAYCLYEKDVEYVVQNNQVLIVDEFTGRILPGRRWSDGLHQAIEAKEGVSIERETQTLATITIQNYFRMYKKLAGMTGTAMTEANEFNDIYHLDVVAIPTNRPVRRVDTNDLIYRTRREKFKAIVDEISACCRTGQPVLVGTVAVDTSELLSRMLKREGITHNVLNAKNHEREAEIVMRAGQPGAVTIATNMAGRGTDIKLGAGVVHLAKDVIESGLKLDDKHNGRKLVDILREKPCGLHVIGTERHEARRIDRQLRGRCARQGDPGSSRFYVSLEDDLMRLFGSERIANIMSRMGIEEGQQLEHPWLNRSIETAQRRVEQHNYSIRRRTLQYDDVMNKQREVIYTFRGAVVRAENVREHLFDIVAEIIENRAQEAFQERGQNTLHEFVSWVNTTFPVGMKTDDFNAKDISAEKAFQMIFDRVKRAYELKSEIEDQKSLPELERYIILHSIDSHWQDYLRAMDSLRQAVGLRAYGQQDPLVEYKREAFNMFATLMGEIKNEIVARMFRATTSLAAYQKLVVSIPHKLVHQEVSALGGGAALPAAMGRGGPGLGRPEGGGMAPATVRRESAKVGRNDPCPCGSGKKFKKCCGG
- a CDS encoding AraC family transcriptional regulator — encoded protein: MTYYNPNIRIIIIGRKFLRTWRSNDFAVSFWRMYWNSRSGATISLGPQTVKLTPKRIILVPPNTGINQRLAHGAPPHFYTHFFADAPYAQLNSKIYTFKAGPEILSILKSFPLKDDPITAVRPTMAVHGLVISLLARIPDTELKTSRASLRLSENMSFIETHVQQSVSNREIARHLGMSVNSMLRCYHRELGITPQAYLRQKRIERACALLHDQRQSIKQVAEKTGFCDRYYFTRTFKKLQGVTPSQYQRQLK